A section of the Suncus etruscus isolate mSunEtr1 chromosome X, mSunEtr1.pri.cur, whole genome shotgun sequence genome encodes:
- the LOC125999308 gene encoding elongin-C-like yields the protein MDGEEKTYRGCKGPDAMYVKLKSSDGHEFIVKREHALTSGTIKAMLSGPGQFAENETNEVNFREIPSHVLSKVCMYFTYKVRYTNSSTKIPEFPIAPEIALELLMAAIFLDC from the coding sequence ATGGATGGAGAAGAGAAAACCTATCGTGGCTGTAAAGGCCCTGATGCTATGTACGTCAAATTAAAATCCTCTGATGGCCACGAGTTTATTGTAAAAAGAGAACATGCATTAACATCGGGAACAATAAAAGCCATGTTGAGTGGCCCGGGTCAATTTGCTGAAAATGAAACCAATGAAGTCAATTTTAGAGAGATCCCTTCACATGTTCTATCCAAAGTATGCATGTATTTTACCTACAAGGTCCGCTACACTAACAGCTCAACCAAGATTCCTGAATTCCCAATTGCACCTGAAATTGCACTGGAACTGCTGATGGCTGCGATTTTCCTagattgttaa